Proteins from a single region of Amycolatopsis sp. CA-230715:
- a CDS encoding DEAD/DEAH box helicase, with protein MPPPDPIPEATGSGDSGVLWAKITDPDADLPGFAPGDDVRVLVPDDERFTVLTEKLLANGVGDTAVRRVRYLLEEETVRGSSPSRLTVDTAECHLGKSVPRQFPRLGGDAAEAARDAFDALWQAHVSPEGVSPVAAADVLPPEWLRFLPFPELNPAQAVTVPEVLAHDDHLVIVAPTGAGKTVMGMTAALKAVLAQGRKAAWLVPQRSLTDELNHELDQWRAQGLRVERLSGEYSVDIQRVREADLWVATTEKFEAICRASSLREALTEVGCLIVDEIHLLGDPARGPVLEALLARMRGEDARMRIIGLSATVSNADQVAAWLGAKLLRVAWRPSKLTWQLPTIAAHRDWGLVETARIRLASSITRTVTRDGGSVLVFCGSKRNVRRTALIIAAALGAATDGVHPDDLDRLHEVCRSARVGLHYKGWEHKRQSEVDFRARELDVLVATSTVAAGVNLPARAVVIQDTEVGLNPIDVATVQQMFGRAGRIGAGEREGWAFLIVTENERAAWQAKLVAGHTVRSQIESSLADHVLAEAVQGRISSLAEAERWWVGTFACHQGSRSLAPLRRAIDFLTEAGFLAAAPDDAERVVATELGLLTARLMVSATVGHEIRLALAGTELPEGPDEAEGALIDLVSTVVPKLAGTAISEELKPVVVRALRPGGGEYQRGDLARMALRLVAATPDAFRRGARVIDGIPYVALYPALEEAPRYLHWLGCQGLLGTVHPWSAIVAADLGRRVRWRRCRPRRGAGRLLWMCEQLATPPHAEDLVPDLFAAATGRGLTSPDWTVQARPRGTVLDEQSYLALLRERATAAEIGHADGVVTASGPDGSVLGTWLGGRYRRDAVPKGGVRVALPQGELGEPGAALFTWRGDHRATGWLACYSASRYQTDRK; from the coding sequence GTGCCACCCCCCGACCCAATCCCCGAGGCGACCGGCAGCGGGGATTCGGGTGTGCTGTGGGCGAAGATCACCGATCCCGACGCGGACCTTCCCGGGTTCGCCCCCGGCGACGACGTGCGCGTGCTGGTCCCCGACGACGAGCGGTTCACCGTGCTCACCGAAAAGCTGCTCGCCAACGGCGTCGGCGACACCGCCGTGCGCCGCGTCCGGTACCTGCTGGAGGAGGAGACCGTGCGCGGCTCGTCGCCGTCGCGGCTCACCGTCGATACCGCGGAGTGCCATCTCGGGAAGTCGGTGCCGCGGCAGTTCCCCCGGCTGGGCGGTGACGCCGCCGAAGCCGCCCGTGACGCGTTCGATGCGCTGTGGCAGGCGCACGTGTCACCGGAGGGCGTGTCGCCGGTGGCCGCCGCGGACGTGCTGCCGCCGGAGTGGTTGCGGTTCCTGCCCTTCCCGGAGCTGAACCCGGCGCAGGCGGTCACCGTGCCCGAGGTGCTGGCGCACGACGACCACCTGGTGATCGTCGCGCCCACCGGGGCTGGCAAGACGGTGATGGGCATGACCGCCGCGCTCAAGGCCGTGCTGGCGCAGGGGCGCAAGGCCGCGTGGCTGGTGCCCCAGCGCTCGCTGACCGACGAGCTGAACCACGAGCTGGACCAGTGGCGCGCGCAGGGGCTGCGCGTCGAGCGGCTGTCCGGTGAGTACAGCGTGGACATCCAACGGGTCCGCGAGGCGGATCTGTGGGTGGCCACCACCGAGAAGTTCGAGGCGATCTGCCGTGCCTCGTCGTTGCGGGAGGCGCTGACCGAGGTCGGCTGCCTCATCGTCGACGAGATCCACCTGCTCGGCGACCCCGCGCGCGGCCCGGTGCTCGAAGCGCTGCTCGCCAGGATGCGCGGCGAGGACGCGCGGATGCGCATCATCGGGCTGTCCGCCACGGTGTCCAACGCGGACCAGGTCGCGGCGTGGCTCGGCGCGAAGCTGCTCCGCGTGGCGTGGCGGCCGAGCAAGCTCACCTGGCAGCTGCCGACCATCGCCGCGCACCGCGACTGGGGACTGGTCGAAACGGCGCGGATCCGGCTGGCGAGTTCGATCACCAGAACCGTCACGCGTGACGGCGGCAGCGTGCTCGTCTTCTGCGGCAGCAAGCGGAACGTGCGCCGCACCGCGCTGATCATCGCCGCCGCGCTCGGGGCGGCGACCGACGGGGTGCACCCCGACGACCTCGATCGGCTGCACGAGGTGTGCCGGTCGGCGCGGGTCGGGCTGCACTACAAGGGCTGGGAGCACAAGCGACAGTCCGAAGTGGACTTCCGGGCGCGCGAGCTGGACGTGCTGGTGGCCACCTCCACGGTCGCGGCCGGGGTCAACCTGCCCGCGCGCGCCGTGGTCATCCAGGACACCGAGGTGGGGCTCAACCCGATCGACGTCGCGACCGTGCAGCAGATGTTCGGGCGTGCCGGTCGGATCGGCGCGGGGGAGCGCGAGGGCTGGGCCTTCCTCATCGTCACCGAGAACGAACGCGCCGCGTGGCAGGCGAAACTGGTGGCGGGGCACACCGTGCGCTCGCAGATCGAATCCAGCCTCGCCGACCACGTGCTCGCCGAAGCCGTGCAGGGCCGCATTTCCTCCCTCGCCGAGGCCGAACGGTGGTGGGTGGGCACGTTCGCCTGCCACCAGGGGAGCCGGAGCCTCGCGCCGCTGCGCCGCGCGATCGACTTCCTCACCGAGGCCGGGTTCCTCGCCGCCGCACCGGATGACGCCGAACGGGTCGTGGCGACCGAACTGGGACTGCTCACCGCGCGCCTGATGGTCTCCGCGACGGTCGGCCACGAGATCCGCCTCGCCCTCGCCGGAACCGAGCTGCCGGAAGGGCCGGACGAGGCGGAAGGGGCACTGATCGACCTGGTGTCCACTGTGGTCCCGAAACTGGCTGGCACCGCGATCAGCGAGGAGCTGAAACCCGTCGTGGTGCGGGCGTTGCGGCCGGGCGGCGGCGAGTACCAGCGCGGCGATCTCGCCAGGATGGCGCTGCGGCTGGTGGCGGCGACCCCGGACGCGTTCCGGCGCGGTGCGCGCGTGATCGACGGAATCCCTTACGTGGCACTGTATCCGGCGCTGGAAGAGGCGCCGAGGTACCTGCACTGGCTCGGCTGCCAGGGGCTGCTCGGCACGGTGCACCCGTGGAGCGCGATCGTGGCCGCCGATCTCGGCAGGCGGGTCCGCTGGCGGCGCTGCCGCCCGCGGCGCGGCGCGGGAAGGCTGCTGTGGATGTGCGAACAGCTCGCCACTCCGCCGCACGCCGAGGATCTCGTGCCCGACCTGTTCGCCGCGGCGACCGGACGCGGCCTGACGAGTCCGGATTGGACGGTCCAGGCCCGTCCGCGCGGCACCGTGCTCGACGAGCAGTCGTACCTCGCGCTGCTGCGCGAACGCGCGACCGCCGCGGAGATCGGGCACGCCGACGGCGTGGTGACGGCGTCCGGTCCCGACGGCAGCGTGCTCGGCACCTGGCTCGGCGGGCGGTACCGGCGCGACGCGGTGCCGAAGGGCGGCGTACGGGTGGCGCTGCCACAAGGGGAACTGGGTGAACCGGGCGCCGCGCTGTTCACCTGGCGCGGCGACCACCGCGCCACGGGCTGGCTCGCCTGCTACAGCGCTAGTAGATACCAAACTGACCGAAAGTAA
- a CDS encoding Nramp family divalent metal transporter produces the protein MALTDTAQPKLAKVRAGSMLLGPAFVAAIAYVDPGNVASNVSAGAQFGYLLVWVIVAANLMAALVQFLSAKLGLVTGMSLPEAVRERLPRPVRLAYWAQAELVAVATDLAEVVGGAIALNLLFDLPLLAGGLVTGAVSMALLLVQDRRGQRPFERVVTGLLGVIAVGFLASLFVEPPSVSSALGGLVPRFDGAESVLIAAAMLGATVMPHAVYLHSGLARDRHGKPEAAQRKRLLKVTKFDVGLAMLLAGAVNLAMLLLAATTLRGRDGVDSIEGAHAAVGQVLGPGVALLFAIGLLASGLASTSVGAYAGAMIMQGLLRKRIPLLLRRMVTLAPAVVVLALGADPSRALVVSQVVLSFGIPFALIPLIRLTGDRRLMGTDANGRVVTVLAWCVAAVIIALNLALIYLTFVR, from the coding sequence ATGGCGCTGACGGACACGGCACAGCCGAAGCTGGCCAAGGTCCGCGCCGGGTCGATGCTGCTGGGGCCCGCGTTCGTCGCGGCGATCGCCTACGTCGACCCTGGCAACGTGGCGTCGAACGTCAGCGCCGGCGCCCAGTTCGGTTACCTGCTGGTCTGGGTGATCGTGGCGGCCAACCTGATGGCCGCGCTCGTGCAGTTCCTGTCCGCGAAGCTCGGCCTGGTCACCGGGATGTCGCTGCCGGAGGCGGTACGGGAGCGGTTGCCGCGGCCGGTGCGGCTCGCCTACTGGGCGCAGGCGGAGCTGGTCGCCGTCGCGACCGATCTCGCCGAGGTGGTCGGCGGCGCGATCGCGCTGAACCTCCTGTTCGACCTGCCGCTGCTCGCCGGCGGACTGGTCACCGGCGCGGTTTCGATGGCGCTGCTGCTCGTGCAGGACCGGCGCGGCCAGCGCCCGTTCGAACGGGTCGTCACCGGGCTGCTCGGGGTGATCGCGGTCGGGTTCCTCGCGAGCCTGTTCGTCGAGCCGCCGTCGGTGTCCTCGGCGCTCGGCGGCCTCGTGCCGCGGTTCGACGGCGCCGAGAGCGTGCTGATCGCGGCCGCCATGCTCGGTGCCACCGTGATGCCGCACGCGGTGTACCTCCACTCCGGACTCGCGCGCGACCGGCACGGCAAACCCGAAGCGGCGCAACGGAAACGCCTGCTGAAGGTGACCAAGTTCGACGTCGGGCTGGCGATGCTGCTGGCGGGCGCGGTCAACCTCGCGATGCTGCTGCTCGCCGCGACGACCCTGCGCGGGCGCGACGGCGTCGACTCGATCGAAGGCGCGCACGCCGCCGTCGGGCAGGTGCTCGGCCCCGGCGTGGCGCTGCTGTTCGCGATCGGGCTGCTCGCCTCCGGCCTCGCGTCCACTTCGGTCGGTGCCTACGCGGGCGCGATGATCATGCAAGGCCTGCTGCGCAAGCGGATCCCGTTGCTGCTGCGGCGGATGGTGACGCTCGCGCCCGCGGTCGTGGTGCTCGCGCTCGGGGCCGACCCCAGCCGCGCGCTCGTGGTGTCGCAGGTGGTCCTGTCGTTCGGGATCCCGTTCGCGCTCATCCCGCTGATCCGGCTCACCGGCGACCGCCGTCTCATGGGGACGGACGCGAACGGGCGCGTCGTCACCGTGCTCGCGTGGTGCGTCGCCGCGGTCATCATCGCGCTCAACCTCGCGCTGATCTACCTCACGTTCGTGCGCTGA
- a CDS encoding toxin-antitoxin system HicB family antitoxin encodes MDLTPYITTLREDLTTTASAGDDQTRRAAAVLSAALEPAARLTLMNALADLAAEVTASLPGHVVEVRLDGRDVRVVVTGTRSHDDGPGGQDEPERPEPPKSMPIDGGDISRMTLRMVEQIKGQAEQAAAAQGVSLNTFISQAVQGALHGATKHGGGGEHGQGGPPRDKRPDSHLHGWVEG; translated from the coding sequence ATGGACCTGACGCCGTACATCACCACTCTCCGTGAAGACCTCACGACGACGGCATCCGCGGGCGACGACCAGACCCGCCGGGCCGCCGCGGTGCTTTCCGCCGCACTCGAACCCGCCGCGCGGCTGACCCTGATGAACGCGCTCGCCGATCTCGCCGCCGAGGTCACCGCGAGCCTGCCCGGCCACGTCGTCGAGGTCCGCCTCGACGGGCGGGACGTGCGGGTGGTGGTCACCGGCACGCGCTCGCACGACGACGGCCCCGGCGGGCAGGACGAGCCGGAGCGCCCCGAGCCACCGAAGTCGATGCCGATCGACGGCGGCGACATCAGCCGCATGACGCTGCGCATGGTCGAGCAGATCAAGGGCCAGGCCGAGCAGGCGGCCGCGGCGCAGGGCGTCTCCCTCAACACGTTCATCTCGCAGGCCGTGCAGGGCGCGCTCCACGGCGCGACCAAGCACGGCGGCGGTGGCGAGCACGGGCAGGGCGGGCCGCCGCGCGACAAGCGGCCCGACTCCCACCTGCACGGCTGGGTGGAGGGCTGA
- a CDS encoding DUF4097 family beta strand repeat-containing protein, whose translation MSESIETPIRNDTFSVDGTLELDLTVLLGRVEVELAETTEAWVEVRHDPGSQEVWAENVTNVLNWVSERFGGQFGSDFRGSPAEAVSATKIEKTGNRITVRAPKTLPLRNIPLAVTVHAPSGSQLEIRAGSANVTVTGTAGRTGISTGSGEVRLDRTDGSANVRTGSGAIRLGPAISGLQVRTGSGDVEAASLSGSATVTTGTGDIWFGAVSGEVMARSGSGDLSVAEAAGGSLELITGSGEVRIGIRTGVHAEIDLSSTSGKVSSELDVETEAPSDGVALRVRARTGSGNAVLTRAAQ comes from the coding sequence ATGAGCGAGAGCATCGAAACCCCTATCCGCAACGACACCTTCAGCGTCGACGGCACCCTCGAACTCGATCTCACCGTGCTGCTGGGCAGGGTCGAGGTCGAGCTCGCCGAGACCACCGAGGCCTGGGTGGAGGTGCGCCACGACCCCGGCTCGCAGGAGGTGTGGGCCGAGAACGTCACGAACGTGCTCAACTGGGTCAGCGAGCGGTTCGGCGGTCAGTTCGGCTCCGATTTCCGCGGCAGTCCCGCGGAGGCGGTCAGCGCCACCAAGATCGAGAAGACCGGCAACCGGATCACCGTGCGCGCGCCGAAAACCCTGCCGCTGCGCAACATCCCGCTCGCGGTCACCGTGCACGCGCCGTCGGGTTCGCAGCTCGAGATCCGCGCCGGCTCGGCCAACGTGACCGTGACCGGCACCGCGGGGCGCACCGGGATCTCCACCGGGTCCGGTGAGGTCCGGCTCGACCGCACGGACGGCAGCGCGAACGTGCGCACCGGCTCCGGTGCGATCCGGCTCGGTCCCGCGATCTCGGGCCTGCAGGTGCGGACCGGCAGCGGCGACGTGGAAGCCGCGTCGCTGTCCGGTTCGGCGACCGTCACCACCGGCACCGGCGACATCTGGTTCGGCGCCGTCTCCGGGGAGGTGATGGCGCGCAGCGGCAGCGGCGACCTGTCCGTGGCCGAGGCCGCGGGCGGCTCGCTGGAGCTGATCACCGGCTCCGGCGAGGTCCGGATCGGGATCAGGACCGGAGTGCACGCCGAGATCGACCTGTCGTCCACTTCGGGCAAGGTGTCTAGCGAACTCGACGTCGAAACCGAGGCGCCGTCGGACGGTGTCGCGCTGCGAGTGCGCGCGCGCACCGGTTCCGGGAACGCGGTGCTGACGCGCGCCGCGCAGTGA
- a CDS encoding NADPH-dependent FMN reductase, with product MTITILGIPGSLRRGSVNRRLLAAATRELPADGVHLAVWEELALVPPFDEDAEDGPAPAAVAGLRAAIDAADALLIATPEYNRSVPGQLKNALDWASRPHGDAALTGKPAAVVGASPSPGGAAGAQEQLARVLTAAGATVVGDPLPVPHAFRQFGEDDRLLDHDLRAALAAVLDRLARHVRAGAAA from the coding sequence ATGACCATCACCATCCTGGGGATACCGGGCAGCCTGCGGCGGGGGTCGGTCAACCGCCGCCTGCTCGCCGCGGCCACCCGCGAACTCCCCGCCGACGGCGTTCACCTGGCCGTGTGGGAAGAACTCGCCCTCGTGCCGCCGTTCGACGAGGACGCCGAAGACGGGCCCGCCCCGGCCGCCGTCGCCGGGCTGCGCGCCGCGATCGACGCCGCCGACGCGCTGCTGATCGCGACGCCCGAATACAACCGGTCGGTGCCGGGCCAGCTCAAGAACGCGCTGGACTGGGCTTCACGCCCGCACGGGGACGCCGCGCTCACCGGAAAGCCCGCGGCGGTCGTCGGCGCGAGCCCGAGCCCCGGCGGCGCGGCGGGCGCGCAGGAGCAGCTCGCGCGCGTGCTCACCGCCGCGGGCGCGACCGTCGTCGGCGATCCGCTCCCGGTGCCGCACGCGTTCCGCCAGTTCGGCGAGGACGACCGGCTGCTCGACCACGACCTGCGGGCCGCCCTCGCCGCGGTGCTCGACCGGCTGGCGCGGCACGTCCGGGCGGGAGCCGCGGCTTGA
- a CDS encoding ACT domain-containing protein, producing MRRLGIDVRPGEYAVARLASDAPFPATLLTGSGDSLVSLTRTPTELSVVCPADLAPETADAEAGWRLLTVRGPLEFTLTGIIAALSSELAAAGVALFSLSTFDTDHILVKADDLDRAIAALRESGHEVAIT from the coding sequence ATGCGGCGACTCGGTATCGACGTCCGGCCGGGGGAGTACGCGGTGGCGCGGCTGGCGTCCGACGCGCCGTTCCCCGCCACCCTGCTCACCGGCTCCGGCGACTCGCTCGTCTCACTGACCAGAACGCCCACCGAGCTGTCCGTGGTCTGCCCCGCGGACCTGGCGCCGGAGACCGCCGACGCGGAGGCGGGCTGGCGCCTGCTCACCGTGCGCGGGCCGCTCGAGTTCACCTTGACCGGCATCATCGCCGCGCTGTCGAGCGAACTGGCCGCGGCCGGGGTCGCGCTGTTCTCACTGTCCACTTTCGACACCGACCACATCCTGGTGAAGGCGGACGACCTCGACCGCGCGATCGCCGCGCTCCGCGAATCCGGCCACGAGGTCGCCATCACCTAG
- a CDS encoding ATP-binding protein — MTAEEGTLVSAQGASPVLVGRERETARLTGALARCAGGEHATVLIGGEAGIGKSRLVTEITGSAEAADARVLVGGCVDLGGAALPFVPFVAAFRGLTADPDFAEAVPAPVRAELAPLLPGDTGGEPRHTGDDARARLFEGALTLLARLAAIRPLVLVVEDAHWADRSSRDLLQFLVRNQRAIPGSLLVVTHRSDELGRAHPLRPLLAELGRVPWVERIELARLTRREVVHQIRAILDAEPAPELVGAVHERSEGNPLFVEAVLEAGDGPLPSSLDDLLLARVDRLTAHFPGAAPIVRAASAAVGTVDHELLVSVAGTAPGEAVSAAVDAGVLVVDGDGYAFRHALIRDAVYRTLLPGERIALHARYADAIRAGATGGHWTEELAHHLYAARKSGEALHAAWEAASAARRSLAYAEQLRLLSRVLDLWDRVPDAADRVGTGRFTVLERATEAANRAGDPAEGDRLATTALAELDPAADRVRTALLLELRGRMRGQLGRPDALEDRRRAVEIVPAGHPARGFLLNALAAALMEVPREDEARRYAQQGLAAAHEAGDDPSEASALVTLAVLDARDGDLDTQLPRLAKARAIAENVGAPRERLRALHSESTLLHAFGRLGEAVSVARSGLAIARDAGLARSYGAAHAVDLIAALISAGRWDEALESGDHALELAPPAGFSAHVLCLKGFIALRRGDLRLPGGVLARVRELPGTDIRFPSDPLLLPRLEIELRLAQCRAGEAATVLDGALAAGFLDASSRFTWPLLVAGSRVARALGDDALRSRLRARADLVRTAGPVQAAHSRTFDAEIAREDVAAWESATEAWRELGQPWERAETAMGAAEATIAAGDRASASAHLGRVIDLASSLGATPLRERAADLARRARITPGERAPRAGRHGLTPRELEILHLVADGLGNADIGERLFISAKTASVHVSNILGKLAVANRVEAAAQARRLGLLT, encoded by the coding sequence ATGACCGCCGAGGAGGGAACACTGGTGAGCGCGCAGGGGGCGAGCCCGGTCCTGGTCGGCCGCGAACGGGAAACCGCGCGGTTGACCGGCGCGCTGGCGCGCTGCGCCGGTGGCGAGCACGCGACCGTGCTGATCGGCGGCGAAGCCGGGATCGGGAAGTCCAGGCTCGTCACCGAAATCACCGGTTCCGCCGAAGCCGCCGACGCACGGGTGCTCGTCGGCGGGTGCGTCGATCTCGGCGGCGCCGCTCTCCCGTTCGTGCCGTTCGTCGCCGCGTTTCGCGGTCTCACCGCCGATCCGGATTTCGCCGAAGCGGTCCCGGCTCCGGTGCGCGCCGAACTCGCGCCGCTGCTCCCCGGCGACACCGGCGGCGAACCGCGGCACACCGGCGACGACGCCCGTGCCCGGCTCTTCGAAGGCGCGCTCACCCTTCTCGCGCGCCTCGCCGCCATTCGCCCGCTCGTGCTCGTCGTCGAGGACGCGCACTGGGCCGACCGGTCCAGCCGCGACCTGCTGCAGTTCCTGGTCCGCAACCAGCGCGCGATCCCCGGCTCGCTCCTGGTGGTCACCCACCGCTCCGACGAACTCGGCAGGGCGCATCCCCTGCGGCCGCTGCTCGCCGAACTCGGCCGCGTCCCGTGGGTCGAGCGGATCGAGCTCGCCAGGCTCACCCGCCGGGAGGTCGTGCACCAGATCCGCGCGATCCTCGACGCCGAGCCCGCGCCCGAACTCGTCGGCGCGGTGCACGAACGCAGTGAAGGCAACCCGCTGTTCGTCGAAGCGGTGCTCGAAGCGGGCGACGGCCCGCTGCCGTCCTCGCTCGACGACCTGCTGCTCGCCCGCGTCGACCGGCTCACCGCGCACTTCCCCGGCGCCGCACCGATCGTGCGCGCGGCCAGCGCCGCCGTCGGCACGGTCGACCACGAACTGCTCGTGAGCGTCGCGGGAACAGCGCCGGGCGAAGCGGTTTCGGCGGCCGTCGACGCGGGCGTGCTCGTCGTCGACGGGGACGGCTACGCCTTCCGGCACGCGCTCATCCGGGACGCGGTGTACCGGACGCTGCTGCCCGGCGAGCGGATCGCCCTGCACGCGCGCTACGCCGACGCGATCAGGGCGGGCGCCACCGGCGGGCACTGGACCGAGGAACTCGCCCATCACCTTTACGCGGCAAGGAAATCCGGCGAAGCGCTGCACGCGGCGTGGGAGGCGGCGAGTGCCGCCCGCCGTTCACTCGCCTACGCCGAACAGCTGCGCCTGCTCTCGCGCGTGCTCGACCTGTGGGACCGCGTGCCCGATGCCGCCGACCGCGTCGGCACCGGGCGGTTCACCGTGCTCGAACGCGCGACGGAGGCGGCGAACCGCGCGGGCGACCCCGCCGAGGGCGACCGGCTCGCGACCACCGCGCTCGCCGAACTCGATCCCGCCGCCGACCGCGTCCGCACCGCGCTGCTGCTGGAACTCCGCGGGCGGATGCGCGGCCAGCTCGGCAGGCCCGACGCGCTCGAGGACCGCAGGCGCGCGGTCGAGATCGTGCCCGCGGGGCATCCCGCGCGCGGTTTCCTGCTCAACGCGCTGGCCGCCGCGCTGATGGAAGTGCCGCGGGAAGACGAGGCCCGCCGCTACGCCCAGCAAGGGCTCGCGGCCGCGCACGAAGCGGGCGACGATCCGTCGGAGGCCTCCGCGCTCGTCACGCTCGCCGTGCTCGACGCCAGGGACGGCGATCTCGACACCCAGCTCCCCCGGCTGGCCAAGGCGCGCGCGATCGCGGAAAACGTCGGCGCGCCAAGGGAACGGCTGCGGGCGCTGCACAGCGAGTCGACCCTGCTGCACGCGTTCGGGCGGCTCGGCGAGGCCGTGTCCGTGGCCAGGTCCGGTCTCGCCATCGCCCGCGACGCCGGGCTCGCCCGGTCCTACGGCGCCGCGCACGCCGTCGACCTGATCGCCGCGCTGATCTCGGCTGGCCGCTGGGACGAGGCGCTCGAATCCGGTGACCACGCGCTCGAACTCGCGCCACCGGCCGGGTTCAGCGCGCACGTGTTGTGCCTCAAGGGTTTCATCGCCCTGCGCCGGGGTGATCTCCGCCTGCCCGGCGGGGTGCTCGCCCGCGTGCGTGAACTGCCCGGCACCGATATCCGGTTCCCGTCGGACCCGTTGCTGTTGCCCCGCCTCGAAATCGAACTCCGGCTCGCCCAGTGCCGCGCGGGCGAAGCGGCGACCGTGCTGGACGGCGCGCTCGCGGCGGGATTCCTGGACGCCTCGTCCCGCTTCACCTGGCCGTTGCTGGTCGCCGGTTCCCGGGTCGCGCGCGCACTCGGCGACGACGCCCTGCGGTCGCGATTGCGCGCGCGGGCGGACCTGGTGCGGACTGCGGGTCCGGTGCAGGCGGCGCATTCGCGAACGTTCGACGCGGAGATCGCCCGCGAGGACGTCGCGGCGTGGGAGTCGGCCACCGAGGCGTGGCGCGAGCTCGGACAACCTTGGGAGCGCGCGGAAACCGCGATGGGCGCGGCCGAGGCGACTATCGCCGCCGGGGACCGCGCCTCGGCGTCCGCGCACCTCGGCCGCGTGATCGACCTGGCCTCCTCGCTCGGCGCGACGCCCCTTCGCGAACGCGCCGCCGATCTCGCCCGCCGCGCGCGGATCACGCCTGGCGAACGGGCACCCCGCGCCGGACGGCACGGGCTGACACCGCGCGAACTCGAGATCCTGCACCTCGTCGCGGACGGGCTCGGCAACGCCGACATCGGCGAGCGGCTGTTCATCTCCGCGAAGACGGCGAGCGTGCACGTGTCCAACATCCTCGGCAAGCTCGCGGTCGCGAACCGGGTCGAAGCCGCCGCGCAGGCACGCCGCCTCGGACTGCTCACCTGA
- a CDS encoding cold shock domain-containing protein: MAVTGRVVRFDEFRGYGFVSPDTGGEDVFMHVNDLEFDKRFVAPGALVEFVVEDGQRGLKASHVQILDEPDVPRVPKAANPVAAQRTAAAPVEQPADDGLCDVLSGAEFSGELTEALLAAAPSLTGEQIVAVRRRFREIAVAHGWVDGD; the protein is encoded by the coding sequence GTGGCGGTCACTGGGCGGGTTGTGCGGTTCGACGAGTTCCGCGGATATGGTTTCGTTTCCCCCGACACCGGGGGTGAGGACGTGTTCATGCACGTCAACGATCTCGAATTCGACAAACGGTTCGTGGCGCCCGGCGCGCTCGTGGAGTTCGTCGTCGAGGACGGGCAGCGGGGCCTGAAGGCGTCCCACGTCCAGATCCTCGACGAACCGGACGTCCCCCGCGTGCCGAAGGCGGCGAATCCCGTTGCCGCGCAGCGGACCGCGGCCGCACCGGTGGAGCAGCCCGCGGACGACGGCCTGTGCGACGTCCTCTCCGGCGCGGAGTTCTCCGGTGAGCTGACCGAGGCGCTGCTCGCCGCGGCGCCCTCGCTCACCGGCGAGCAGATCGTCGCGGTGCGGCGCCGGTTCCGCGAGATCGCCGTGGCGCACGGCTGGGTGGACGGCGACTGA
- the thyX gene encoding FAD-dependent thymidylate synthase, with product MAGTASPKVQLIAKTEFFPPEDVPWSTDADGGEALAEFAGRACYQSWKKPNPKTATNAGYIDHIIEVGHLSVLEHGSATFYITGISRSLTHELIRHRHFSYSQLSQRYVPERDAAFVEPEVIANDPELHEKFLAAAQASVDAYTELLTGLEDKFADAPSATLRRKQARQAARAVLPNATETRIVVTGNYRAWRHFVAMRATEHADVEIRALAVECLRQLQKVAGNVFADFTISTLPDGTEIASSPKVLEG from the coding sequence GTGGCCGGAACGGCGTCGCCGAAGGTCCAGTTGATCGCGAAGACGGAGTTCTTCCCACCCGAGGACGTGCCGTGGTCCACCGACGCCGACGGGGGTGAGGCGCTCGCCGAATTCGCGGGCAGGGCGTGCTACCAGTCGTGGAAGAAGCCCAACCCGAAGACCGCGACGAACGCCGGGTACATCGACCACATCATCGAGGTCGGGCACCTTTCCGTGCTGGAGCACGGGTCCGCCACGTTCTACATCACCGGGATCTCGCGGTCGCTCACCCACGAGCTGATCCGGCACCGGCACTTCTCCTACTCGCAGCTTTCCCAGCGGTACGTGCCCGAGCGCGACGCGGCGTTCGTCGAGCCGGAGGTCATCGCGAACGACCCGGAACTGCACGAGAAGTTCCTCGCCGCGGCGCAGGCGAGCGTCGACGCCTACACCGAACTGCTCACCGGGCTCGAGGACAAGTTCGCCGACGCGCCCAGCGCCACCCTGCGCCGTAAGCAGGCCCGCCAGGCCGCGCGCGCGGTGCTCCCGAACGCGACCGAGACCCGCATCGTCGTCACGGGCAACTACCGTGCGTGGCGGCACTTCGTCGCGATGCGCGCCACCGAGCACGCCGACGTCGAGATCCGTGCGCTCGCCGTGGAATGCCTGCGCCAGCTGCAGAAGGTGGCGGGCAACGTGTTCGCCGACTTCACCATCTCGACGCTGCCCGACGGCACCGAGATCGCGTCGAGCCCGAAGGTGCTCGAAGGGTGA